In Arthrobacter citreus, a single genomic region encodes these proteins:
- a CDS encoding (d)CMP kinase, translating to MSKKISIAIDGPAAAGKSTVAKIVSKKLGYVYIDTGAMYRALTFKAIQDNIDVNNEMDLSNLLSNITIKLVPVEDTQKVFIDDVDVSEPIRTPEVTRNVSFVAKHSLVREKMVELQRQYAVNGGVVMDGRDIGTHVLVDAEVKIFMIASVDERAQRRHIENVKNGFESDLEQLKIEISTRDRIDSEREVSPLKKADDAISLDTTSKNIDDVVNDILTIVDEKVKNI from the coding sequence ATGAGTAAAAAAATTAGTATAGCGATAGATGGTCCGGCAGCTGCTGGTAAAAGTACCGTTGCAAAGATCGTTTCAAAAAAATTAGGTTATGTATATATCGACACAGGTGCTATGTATCGTGCTCTAACTTTTAAAGCAATCCAAGATAATATTGATGTTAATAATGAAATGGATTTAAGCAATTTACTTTCTAATATAACAATAAAATTAGTTCCTGTAGAGGACACTCAAAAAGTGTTTATTGATGATGTAGACGTTTCAGAGCCAATCAGAACTCCAGAAGTGACTAGAAACGTATCATTTGTTGCAAAACACAGCTTAGTTCGTGAAAAAATGGTCGAATTACAACGTCAATATGCTGTAAATGGTGGAGTTGTAATGGATGGGAGAGATATTGGAACTCATGTATTAGTAGATGCAGAAGTTAAAATATTCATGATTGCTTCAGTAGACGAAAGAGCTCAAAGAAGACATATTGAAAATGTTAAAAATGGTTTCGAAAGTGACCTAGAGCAATTAAAAATAGAAATCTCAACAAGAGACCGAATCGACTCAGAAAGAGAAGTTTCACCATTGAAAAAAGCTGATGATGCAATATCTTTAGATACTACTTCAAAAAACATTGATGACGTTGTAAATGATATATTAACAATTGTAGATGAAAAGGTAAAAAATATTTAG
- a CDS encoding genetic competence negative regulator, producing the protein MRLERLNYNKIKVFLTSDDLSERGLTKEDLWYNAPKVQQLFQDMMHEASVELGFEVDGKVSVEVFSLQAQGMVVIVTKSDDIEEEEDEFQDDFISMEVILDESEHILYEFSTLDDLILLSEKLVSCDAIGGRLFSFENTFYLKFEENEIGRLDRETFYAILAEYGNPSTRTIYRIIEYGKELISENAIEQLHFYFVKNKASQ; encoded by the coding sequence ATGAGGTTGGAACGGTTGAACTACAATAAAATAAAAGTTTTTCTTACATCTGATGATTTATCTGAACGTGGTCTGACAAAAGAAGACTTATGGTATAATGCGCCAAAAGTTCAACAGCTTTTTCAAGATATGATGCATGAAGCTAGCGTAGAACTAGGTTTCGAAGTAGATGGTAAAGTATCCGTTGAAGTTTTCTCTCTTCAAGCTCAAGGGATGGTAGTAATCGTCACAAAATCCGATGATATTGAAGAAGAGGAAGATGAATTTCAAGATGATTTTATATCGATGGAAGTAATCCTTGATGAAAGTGAACATATATTGTACGAGTTTTCTACTTTGGATGATCTAATCCTACTTTCTGAAAAATTAGTTTCATGTGATGCAATCGGTGGAAGATTGTTCTCTTTTGAAAATACGTTTTATTTAAAGTTTGAGGAGAATGAAATAGGAAGACTAGATCGTGAAACATTTTATGCGATACTAGCCGAATATGGAAATCCTTCAACGAGAACAATTTATCGCATTATTGAGTACGGTAAAGAGCTTATTTCAGAAAATGCTATTGAACAACTGCATTTTTATTTCGTTAAAAATAAAGCCTCTCAGTAA
- a CDS encoding asparaginase, whose translation MKKVVLITTGGTIASKPNAESGKLDSGALSGQEIAEMLDLPKDINVIVDSFFQVPSMHIGFNHWMMLKNKIEEYYQDETIDGVVVTHGTDTLEETAYFLDLTIDDERPVVVTGSQRSPGELGTDAFINLRHAIYTAADESSRNVGTVVVFNERIFTAKYVKKEHASNIQGFNVFGFGYLGIIDNDKVHIYQKPVIKDKYKITGELPQVDIIKCYIEAKGYFIKAAVENGAKGIILEGVGRGQVSPFMTEEIEKAVKDGVKVIITTSSEEGEVYPTYDYFGSAYDLVNKGVILGKDYDSKKARIKLTVMLASEVENILEGFTK comes from the coding sequence ATGAAAAAAGTAGTATTAATTACAACAGGTGGAACAATTGCTAGTAAACCAAATGCTGAATCAGGGAAGTTAGATTCAGGTGCATTATCGGGACAAGAAATTGCAGAAATGCTTGATTTACCAAAAGATATAAATGTTATTGTTGATTCTTTTTTTCAAGTTCCAAGTATGCACATCGGCTTTAATCATTGGATGATGTTAAAAAATAAAATTGAAGAATACTATCAAGATGAAACAATCGATGGGGTAGTCGTTACTCATGGAACTGATACTTTAGAAGAAACGGCTTATTTTTTAGATTTAACAATTGACGACGAACGTCCTGTAGTTGTAACTGGCTCACAAAGATCACCAGGGGAACTAGGTACTGATGCTTTTATTAATTTAAGACATGCGATCTATACTGCAGCTGATGAATCTTCAAGAAATGTTGGTACTGTTGTTGTCTTTAATGAACGAATTTTTACTGCAAAATATGTTAAAAAAGAACATGCATCCAATATTCAAGGATTTAACGTTTTCGGTTTCGGTTACTTAGGGATTATTGATAATGACAAGGTACATATTTACCAAAAACCAGTAATAAAAGATAAATACAAAATTACAGGTGAACTACCGCAAGTTGATATCATTAAATGTTATATTGAAGCAAAAGGATATTTCATAAAAGCAGCTGTTGAAAATGGTGCAAAAGGTATTATCTTAGAAGGTGTTGGAAGAGGACAAGTATCACCATTTATGACTGAAGAAATTGAAAAGGCAGTTAAAGATGGGGTTAAAGTCATCATCACAACAAGTTCTGAAGAGGGCGAAGTATATCCGACATATGATTATTTCGGAAGTGCTTATGATTTAGTTAACAAAGGTGTAATTTTAGGTAAAGATTACGACAGTAAAAAGGCAAGAATTAAATTAACTGTCATGTTAGCATCAGAAGTTGAAAATATTCTTGAAGGTTTTACTAAATAA
- the ypdA gene encoding YpdA family putative bacillithiol disulfide reductase, with protein sequence MEKVEVLIIGGGPCGIAAYLALKNKGISALIIEKGNIVHTLSRFPTHQTFFSTSEKLEVGNIPFIIEGRKPKKHQALAYYRDVVKRNNIKINAFEEVTSVTKKSNFMIETVTTNREEKKYEAKAVIVATGYYDQPNYLSIPGEKLEKVSHYFFEGHKHFNQKVAIIGGKNSSVDAALELEKCCAEVTVIYRGSSYSPSIKPWVLPEFEGLVRSESIKMEFNANIVEIKEDSVTYEKEGQIIEIENDFVYAMTGYHPDHTLIKSMGVKVDDQTGRPLFNPDTMETNIEGIYIAGVIAAGNNANEIFIENGRFHGDLIASHITSSSK encoded by the coding sequence ATGGAAAAAGTTGAAGTTCTGATCATAGGTGGAGGACCTTGTGGTATTGCGGCTTATCTAGCTCTGAAAAATAAGGGGATATCTGCATTAATAATTGAAAAAGGAAATATAGTTCATACCCTTAGTCGATTCCCAACACATCAAACGTTTTTTAGTACGAGTGAAAAATTAGAAGTGGGAAATATTCCATTTATTATCGAAGGTAGAAAACCGAAGAAACATCAGGCACTAGCTTATTACCGTGATGTTGTAAAAAGAAATAATATAAAAATTAATGCTTTTGAAGAAGTAACGTCTGTTACAAAGAAAAGTAATTTTATGATTGAAACAGTTACGACAAACCGTGAAGAAAAAAAGTATGAAGCAAAAGCAGTCATAGTTGCTACAGGATACTATGATCAACCAAACTACTTATCAATTCCTGGTGAAAAGCTTGAAAAAGTTTCACATTACTTTTTTGAAGGACATAAGCATTTTAATCAAAAGGTTGCAATTATTGGTGGTAAAAACTCAAGTGTAGACGCAGCACTAGAATTAGAAAAATGTTGTGCGGAAGTAACTGTCATCTATAGAGGTAGTTCGTATTCACCAAGTATTAAACCATGGGTTTTACCTGAGTTTGAAGGACTTGTCCGTTCAGAATCTATCAAAATGGAATTTAACGCAAATATAGTAGAAATTAAAGAAGACTCGGTTACTTATGAAAAAGAAGGGCAAATAATCGAGATTGAAAATGACTTTGTCTATGCAATGACAGGTTATCATCCGGATCATACTTTAATTAAAAGTATGGGAGTAAAGGTAGATGATCAGACGGGGCGACCACTATTTAATCCAGATACGATGGAAACTAATATAGAAGGTATTTATATTGCTGGAGTAATCGCTGCCGGAAACAACGCAAACGAAATTTTTATTGAAAATGGCCGTTTTCATGGAGATTTAATTGCCTCTCATATAACAAGTAGTTCAAAGTAA
- a CDS encoding Glu/Leu/Phe/Val dehydrogenase, whose translation MVAEKSTEKNSNTEEQLDVLAPTQVVIKEALEKLGYSNEMYELLKEPVRMMTVKIPVRMDDGQVKIFTGYRAQHNDAVGPTKGGIRFHPNVTENEVKALSIWMSLKCGIVDLPYGGGKGGIVCDPRDMSFRELERLSRGYVRAISQIVGPTKDIPAPDVFTNSQIMAWMMDEYSRIDEFNSPGFITGKPLVLGGSHGRETATAKGVTIVIREAAKRKGINLEGARVVIQGFGNAGSFLAKFMHDAGAKVIGISDAYGALHDPNGLDIDYLLDRRDSFGTITKLFNNTISNKELLELDCDILVPAAIENQITKDNAHNIKASIVVEAANGPTTLEATKILTERGILLVPDVLASAGGVTVSYFEWVQNNQGYYWTEEEVETRLEKVMVRSFDNIYETSVNRKVNMRLAAYMVGARKMAEASRFRGWV comes from the coding sequence ATGGTTGCCGAGAAATCTACAGAGAAAAATAGCAACACTGAAGAACAATTAGATGTACTAGCGCCTACACAAGTAGTAATCAAAGAAGCGTTAGAAAAATTAGGATATTCAAATGAAATGTATGAACTTTTAAAAGAGCCAGTTCGTATGATGACTGTAAAAATTCCAGTTCGCATGGATGATGGACAAGTGAAAATTTTCACTGGTTACAGAGCACAACATAACGATGCAGTAGGACCAACTAAAGGTGGTATCCGTTTCCATCCGAATGTAACAGAAAATGAAGTGAAAGCACTTTCAATCTGGATGAGCTTGAAATGTGGAATTGTAGATTTACCATATGGCGGAGGTAAAGGTGGAATCGTTTGTGATCCACGTGATATGTCATTTCGTGAGTTAGAAAGACTTAGCCGCGGATATGTTCGTGCAATTAGCCAAATCGTAGGACCAACTAAAGATATTCCAGCTCCAGACGTATTTACAAACTCTCAAATTATGGCTTGGATGATGGATGAATATTCTAGAATAGATGAATTTAACTCTCCTGGTTTTATTACTGGTAAGCCATTAGTATTAGGTGGCTCACACGGCCGTGAAACTGCTACTGCTAAAGGTGTTACAATTGTAATCCGTGAAGCAGCTAAGCGTAAAGGTATTAACTTAGAAGGTGCACGAGTTGTTATCCAAGGATTTGGTAATGCAGGTAGCTTCTTAGCTAAATTTATGCATGATGCTGGTGCAAAAGTTATTGGTATTTCTGATGCTTATGGCGCTCTTCATGATCCAAATGGCTTAGATATTGATTATTTATTAGATCGCAGAGATAGCTTTGGTACAATTACTAAACTATTTAATAATACAATTTCAAATAAAGAATTATTAGAATTAGATTGTGATATTTTAGTTCCTGCAGCGATTGAAAATCAAATTACAAAAGATAATGCTCATAACATTAAAGCATCGATTGTAGTTGAAGCTGCTAATGGACCTACAACACTTGAAGCGACAAAAATTTTAACTGAACGTGGAATTCTACTAGTTCCAGACGTATTAGCTAGTGCTGGTGGCGTAACTGTTTCTTACTTTGAATGGGTACAAAATAACCAAGGTTATTACTGGACTGAAGAAGAAGTAGAAACAAGATTAGAAAAAGTTATGGTACGCTCATTTGATAATATTTATGAAACAAGTGTAAATAGAAAAGTAAATATGCGTCTTGCAGCTTACATGGTTGGAGCGCGTAAAATGGCTGAAGCTAGCCGATTCAGAGGTTGGGTATAA
- a CDS encoding MerR family transcriptional regulator: MQEERKLAQIGKYNIKAISNIVGILPGTLRAWERRYNIISPVRNDAGHRLYTEEHVYILKWLVQKVNEGFTIGQAINLYEAKEHKSSNDQSLSENLQSDALVNRIVSSLLTFEENEAHNYVNEAFSLFSVDKVLFKIISKVFILIGDKYRNGEITSAHEHFATSFLRTRLGMVYQNLPNNKHLPKLIAVCGPEEKHELGLLIFTIYLRRIGFQVIYLGASIDSNEVEQVINEVNPAGFIMSCTSKDNLKKTIDLAITIKKIKSDIIIGIGGHAVSTCDSPIMDSIQEFYIGNGQSNWDEWLKQNFNYK; the protein is encoded by the coding sequence ATGCAGGAGGAAAGAAAATTGGCCCAAATAGGAAAATACAATATTAAAGCAATTTCTAACATTGTAGGGATATTACCAGGTACTTTAAGAGCATGGGAAAGAAGATATAATATTATTAGTCCTGTACGAAATGATGCTGGCCATCGACTTTATACAGAAGAACATGTATACATCTTAAAATGGCTCGTTCAAAAAGTTAATGAAGGATTTACAATTGGACAAGCGATTAATTTATATGAAGCAAAAGAGCATAAATCGTCTAATGATCAATCACTTTCCGAAAATCTACAATCTGATGCTTTAGTAAATCGTATTGTATCATCATTATTAACTTTTGAAGAAAATGAAGCCCATAATTATGTGAATGAAGCATTTAGTCTTTTTTCAGTTGATAAAGTGTTATTTAAAATCATTTCTAAAGTTTTCATTTTAATAGGTGATAAGTATCGTAACGGAGAAATTACAAGTGCACATGAACACTTTGCGACCTCTTTCTTAAGAACAAGATTAGGGATGGTTTATCAAAACTTACCAAACAATAAACATTTGCCAAAGTTAATTGCAGTCTGTGGACCAGAAGAAAAGCATGAATTGGGTTTATTAATATTTACGATTTATTTACGAAGAATTGGTTTTCAGGTAATTTATTTAGGAGCATCTATTGACTCTAATGAAGTTGAACAAGTAATAAATGAGGTGAATCCAGCTGGATTTATTATGTCATGTACTTCTAAAGATAATTTAAAGAAAACAATTGATCTAGCCATTACAATCAAAAAAATTAAGTCTGATATCATTATTGGAATTGGTGGACACGCAGTTTCAACTTGTGACAGCCCTATAATGGATTCAATCCAGGAATTTTATATAGGGAATGGACAATCAAACTGGGATGAGTGGTTAAAGCAGAATTTTAATTATAAATGA
- a CDS encoding DUF5359 family protein produces MKRIERILFKLIMIQLVCLVVSQYILSFPSLSVYLTKIELYEGVTQKAKDVTREVYNHIGK; encoded by the coding sequence ATGAAAAGAATCGAACGAATACTTTTTAAGTTAATCATGATTCAATTAGTTTGTTTAGTTGTAAGCCAGTACATTTTGTCTTTTCCAAGTCTTTCAGTTTATTTAACAAAAATTGAACTATATGAGGGAGTAACGCAAAAAGCAAAAGATGTAACAAGAGAAGTATATAATCATATAGGTAAATAG